The following are encoded in a window of Halorarum salinum genomic DNA:
- a CDS encoding DNA polymerase domain-containing protein, giving the protein MDDRDEIKSAIKTTDDPAERAALEDRSAALKWILVACFGYQGHANAKFGRIECHETINAYAREILLDAKTALEDGGWRVLHGIVDSIWVTPAADVDVEDRRPLEEITAEVSREAQIELEYEAAFDWVAFCLLRDSDAGALTKYFGRRSGEVLPSNPAEDQGEAVKLRGIECRQHDTPLFVACVQRGFIATFDRTHDVDAVLGVLERWLTKLAAGDIPVEQLEVQQRVSKDVEQSSQETLTVCALRRMKRQGTPLAPGQQVEYVVVDADGRGTERVRLAREHVDDYDAEWYREQCISAAVSVLSPGGCSEADIKSHLAESETPPIQAY; this is encoded by the coding sequence ATCGACGATCGCGATGAGATTAAGTCGGCCATCAAGACGACCGACGACCCGGCAGAGCGAGCAGCGCTCGAGGATCGCTCGGCAGCGTTGAAGTGGATCCTCGTCGCGTGCTTCGGCTATCAGGGCCACGCGAACGCGAAGTTCGGACGGATCGAATGCCACGAGACGATCAACGCCTACGCCCGCGAGATCCTCCTCGACGCCAAAACAGCGTTGGAAGATGGAGGGTGGCGAGTGCTCCACGGGATCGTGGACTCTATCTGGGTAACGCCGGCGGCGGACGTCGACGTTGAAGACCGCCGGCCACTTGAGGAGATTACGGCGGAAGTCTCGCGAGAGGCCCAGATCGAACTTGAGTACGAGGCAGCATTCGACTGGGTCGCCTTCTGCCTGCTCCGGGATTCAGACGCTGGCGCACTCACGAAGTACTTCGGACGACGCAGCGGCGAGGTACTTCCATCCAATCCTGCCGAGGATCAGGGCGAAGCGGTGAAGCTCCGGGGGATCGAGTGTCGCCAGCACGACACCCCCCTGTTCGTTGCCTGCGTCCAGCGAGGTTTTATCGCGACGTTCGACAGGACGCACGACGTCGACGCCGTCCTCGGCGTCTTAGAGAGATGGCTCACCAAACTCGCTGCCGGGGACATCCCTGTAGAGCAACTCGAAGTACAGCAGCGCGTTTCGAAGGACGTCGAGCAATCCAGTCAGGAGACACTCACAGTCTGTGCGCTCCGGCGGATGAAACGCCAAGGAACCCCACTCGCGCCTGGACAGCAGGTCGAGTACGTCGTCGTAGACGCTGACGGGCGCGGGACGGAACGCGTTCGACTCGCCCGTGAGCACGTCGACGACTATGATGCCGAGTGGTACCGCGAGCAGTGTATTAGTGCTGCGGTGAGTGTCCTCTCACCAGGCGGGTGCAGCGAGGCGGATATCAAGTCACATCTTGCAGAGAGTGAGACGCCGCCGATCCAGGCGTATTAA
- a CDS encoding chemotaxis protein CheW, which translates to MTANSTETELEVLEFQVGGEEYCVSLESVEEVVTMDGSLTPLPNADRSVLGVMDLRGRTTSVLDPRAIFDAGGANDEGSVGEYVVVLSEEGSGTRGWLVDAVNRVVSVGEDAIDNSVADGPVQGVLKADEGFTVLVDPQNVS; encoded by the coding sequence ATGACCGCGAATTCGACTGAAACAGAGCTCGAAGTGCTCGAGTTCCAGGTCGGCGGTGAGGAGTACTGTGTGTCACTCGAAAGCGTCGAGGAAGTCGTGACAATGGATGGGTCGCTGACGCCGCTCCCGAACGCGGACCGGTCAGTGCTCGGTGTGATGGACCTCCGGGGACGCACAACGAGTGTGCTGGATCCGCGGGCCATTTTCGATGCAGGTGGGGCCAACGACGAAGGCAGTGTGGGTGAATACGTCGTTGTACTGTCGGAAGAGGGCTCGGGAACGAGAGGATGGCTCGTCGACGCGGTCAATCGGGTAGTGAGCGTTGGTGAAGACGCAATCGACAACTCAGTTGCGGACGGACCTGTTCAGGGGGTACTGAAGGCCGATGAAGGATTCACCGTCTTGGTAGATCCGCAGAACGTGAGTTGA
- a CDS encoding methyl-accepting chemotaxis protein — protein sequence MSSQPVDDGQQTEAMDVEQELEDVEDEVSDALAELQGASEEIAGRTDAIVDLGREQSEGMGEVRSEVTDMSAAVEEVASSAEEVAAESQEVSDLASEGRQSARNVIDAMDEVRHASTTVSERVRKIDDGVDEIDVIIDVINGIADQTNLLALNASIEAARAGEAGAGFSVVAEEIKSLAEESQQRAADVESTLDGIKSDTSSAVDALDESDERVEDGIKEVDNAMENLEDISDSVDELDVGVTQVATATDQQAASAEEISAMVDQTAENADRILTEAREIDAAVREQSDAIRNAGDHVDTINDVAEDGLETGR from the coding sequence ATGTCATCCCAACCCGTGGACGATGGGCAGCAGACGGAAGCAATGGACGTCGAACAAGAACTCGAGGATGTCGAAGATGAGGTCTCCGACGCGCTCGCAGAACTCCAGGGGGCCTCCGAGGAGATCGCCGGCAGGACCGACGCGATCGTGGACCTCGGCCGCGAACAGAGCGAGGGGATGGGCGAGGTTCGCTCGGAGGTCACGGACATGAGCGCCGCCGTCGAGGAGGTCGCCTCCTCGGCCGAGGAGGTCGCGGCCGAGAGCCAGGAGGTCAGCGACCTCGCCAGCGAGGGCCGCCAGTCGGCCAGGAACGTCATCGACGCGATGGACGAGGTCCGACACGCCTCGACCACCGTCTCCGAGCGCGTCCGGAAGATCGACGACGGCGTCGACGAGATCGACGTCATCATCGACGTCATCAACGGCATCGCCGACCAGACGAACCTGCTCGCGTTGAACGCGAGCATCGAGGCCGCTCGGGCGGGCGAGGCCGGCGCCGGATTCTCGGTGGTCGCCGAGGAGATCAAGTCGCTCGCGGAGGAGTCCCAGCAGCGCGCCGCCGACGTCGAGTCGACGCTCGACGGCATCAAGTCCGACACGTCCTCGGCGGTCGACGCGCTCGACGAGAGCGACGAGCGGGTCGAAGACGGAATCAAGGAAGTCGATAATGCAATGGAGAATCTCGAGGACATCTCCGACTCCGTCGACGAACTCGACGTCGGCGTCACCCAGGTCGCCACCGCGACCGACCAGCAGGCCGCGAGCGCCGAGGAGATCTCCGCGATGGTGGACCAGACGGCCGAGAACGCGGACCGGATCCTCACGGAGGCCCGCGAGATCGACGCCGCGGTGCGCGAGCAGTCGGACGCCATCCGGAACGCCGGCGATCACGTCGATACGATCAACGATGTCGCGGAGGATGGCCTGGAAACGGGGCGGTGA
- a CDS encoding response regulator yields MTIDVLLVEDDPADARLVEEAFNSIERSTSISGVTTRQEAIDFLTERVDGKSTTIPDILLLDLSLPDDDGFAVLREVRENPDLVGLPVLVFTNSDAEADVHQSYELQANAYLRMPDNPDKYETVAREVITFWVDYNRSPPG; encoded by the coding sequence ATGACCATTGACGTCCTCCTCGTCGAAGACGATCCTGCTGACGCGCGACTAGTCGAAGAAGCGTTCAACTCAATTGAGCGCAGTACTTCGATTTCCGGTGTCACGACACGTCAAGAGGCGATCGACTTCCTGACCGAGCGCGTGGATGGGAAGTCGACCACTATTCCTGATATCCTTCTGTTAGACCTGAGCCTTCCGGACGACGACGGATTCGCCGTGCTTCGGGAGGTAAGGGAGAATCCTGATCTCGTCGGACTCCCCGTCCTCGTGTTCACGAACTCCGACGCCGAGGCCGACGTTCACCAGAGCTACGAGCTCCAGGCGAACGCCTATCTCAGAATGCCCGATAATCCAGATAAATACGAGACGGTCGCACGAGAGGTCATTACCTTCTGGGTCGACTACAACCGCTCACCCCCGGGGTAG
- a CDS encoding transcriptional regulator, giving the protein MTLYEYNRRDIEEFTAPRFNTEEKDWELFKAELNRKHLPRLKRAGIISWDRDSDTITRGPKFEDVRPLIRLIDDHPDELPEDWSYPEID; this is encoded by the coding sequence ATGACGCTTTACGAGTACAATCGACGTGATATTGAGGAATTCACCGCTCCCAGGTTCAACACGGAGGAGAAGGACTGGGAGCTGTTCAAAGCTGAACTCAATCGGAAGCATCTCCCGCGCCTCAAGCGGGCCGGGATCATCAGCTGGGACCGTGACTCTGACACTATCACCCGTGGGCCGAAGTTCGAGGACGTGCGGCCACTCATCCGACTCATCGATGACCATCCAGATGAGTTGCCGGAGGACTGGTCGTATCCTGAGATCGACTGA
- a CDS encoding CBS domain-containing protein → MPVGHLGPDDVVTEGRDDTLGDVAETLDSEGVGAAVIAEDNEPVGIVTDRDIALSVTDGDDIAERPVEDVMTNDPVTLREDEEAIEIARTIGEHNVRRIPVVDDSGDLTGIVTHDDVVATVGEQLDEIADTIEVQSPEYSP, encoded by the coding sequence ATGCCAGTTGGACATCTAGGTCCAGACGATGTCGTAACCGAAGGTCGTGACGACACGCTGGGCGATGTCGCCGAGACGCTCGACTCGGAGGGCGTGGGGGCTGCCGTCATTGCCGAGGACAACGAACCGGTTGGTATCGTCACCGACCGCGATATCGCCCTCTCCGTCACAGACGGTGACGATATCGCCGAGCGACCGGTCGAGGACGTGATGACCAATGACCCTGTGACACTGCGCGAGGACGAGGAGGCAATCGAAATCGCGCGGACCATCGGTGAGCATAACGTGCGGCGGATTCCCGTCGTCGACGATAGTGGGGACCTGACGGGCATCGTCACACACGACGATGTCGTCGCCACCGTCGGCGAGCAACTCGATGAAATCGCCGATACAATCGAGGTTCAATCACCCGAATATAGCCCATAA
- a CDS encoding phosphoribosyltransferase, which produces MFQERTDAGGQLADVLDQDDVEADIVLGIPRGGLPVARPVANALDVPLDIVAASKIGAPSNSELAIGAVASDGSSWLNDDLIEQLNVPDEYIERVREREAENARQKADQYRSDRDPPELAGNRVVIVDDGLATGATVRACLRHVDEAGAERVVLAVPVGSPDVIEELQTDADNVIAVESPPHFSAVGEFYEQFGQVSDEEAMAYLDDEQSSS; this is translated from the coding sequence ATGTTCCAAGAGCGGACGGACGCCGGTGGCCAACTCGCCGACGTTCTCGACCAGGACGACGTCGAGGCCGATATTGTCCTCGGAATCCCGCGCGGCGGGCTTCCCGTCGCACGGCCCGTTGCCAATGCGCTCGACGTACCGCTCGATATCGTCGCCGCGTCCAAGATCGGCGCCCCGAGCAACTCGGAGCTTGCCATCGGTGCCGTCGCCAGCGATGGCAGCAGTTGGCTGAACGACGACCTCATTGAGCAACTGAACGTCCCGGACGAGTACATCGAGCGTGTACGCGAGCGGGAGGCGGAGAACGCGCGTCAGAAAGCCGACCAGTATCGGAGCGATCGTGACCCTCCGGAGCTAGCTGGGAATCGGGTCGTCATTGTCGATGACGGGCTCGCCACTGGGGCGACGGTCCGAGCGTGTCTGAGACACGTAGATGAGGCTGGTGCGGAGCGTGTGGTCCTGGCGGTCCCCGTTGGCTCGCCCGATGTGATCGAGGAGCTCCAAACTGACGCCGACAACGTCATTGCCGTCGAGAGTCCGCCCCATTTCAGTGCAGTTGGGGAGTTTTACGAGCAATTCGGACAGGTCTCCGACGAGGAGGCTATGGCGTATCTCGACGACGAGCAGTCGTCAAGCTAA
- a CDS encoding cation:proton antiporter has protein sequence MVSYEVGLIVAGVAILAAVVLPRFLSGKPLSIPIIYVAAGFVLFSLPLGVQPPNPIAESEVTERLTELVVIISIMGAGLKIDRPLDLWSWGMTWRLLGVAMPLTIALTALLGYWVLGALPAVAVLLGAVVAPTDPVLASEVQTTAPTESTDETVAPGDQEDDVRFALTSEAGLNDGLAFPFTNLAIAMAGAATLASTGWVTDWLLVDVVYKVAIGLFAGYGAGWLMASFVFRGAATSEYDKILNGAEALATTLITYGVTELVHGYGFIAVFVAARELRHYEWDHDYHFALHDFAVMTERLLMAAVLVLFGGVLAGGLLRPLSPMGAAVALALVFVVRPLSGVVSLVGSPLGWAERLVISLFGIRGIGSFFYLSHALSEASFREAQLLARGDELWAFVGFVVLVSIVLHGVLATPVMRVLK, from the coding sequence ATGGTCTCTTACGAGGTTGGGCTCATCGTTGCGGGCGTCGCCATCCTCGCTGCGGTCGTCCTCCCCCGGTTCCTGTCCGGAAAGCCGCTTTCGATCCCCATCATCTACGTCGCCGCGGGCTTTGTGCTGTTCTCGCTCCCGCTGGGCGTCCAACCTCCGAACCCCATCGCAGAGAGTGAGGTCACGGAGCGACTCACGGAGCTGGTCGTCATTATCTCCATCATGGGGGCGGGCCTCAAAATCGACCGCCCGCTGGACCTCTGGTCGTGGGGAATGACCTGGCGACTCCTGGGCGTGGCGATGCCGCTTACCATTGCGCTCACTGCGCTACTCGGCTACTGGGTGCTCGGAGCGCTCCCCGCTGTCGCAGTGCTCCTGGGGGCAGTCGTCGCCCCGACCGACCCCGTGCTCGCGTCCGAAGTGCAGACCACCGCGCCGACCGAGTCGACCGACGAGACAGTCGCGCCGGGCGACCAAGAGGACGACGTCAGGTTCGCGCTCACCTCGGAGGCCGGGCTCAATGACGGGCTTGCGTTCCCGTTCACGAACCTCGCCATCGCCATGGCCGGCGCCGCCACCCTCGCGTCCACCGGCTGGGTGACCGACTGGCTGCTCGTCGACGTCGTATACAAAGTGGCCATCGGTCTATTCGCGGGCTACGGCGCCGGGTGGCTGATGGCATCGTTCGTGTTCCGCGGGGCGGCGACGTCGGAGTACGACAAGATCCTGAACGGCGCGGAGGCGCTCGCTACGACCTTGATCACGTACGGAGTTACCGAGCTCGTCCACGGATATGGTTTCATCGCGGTGTTCGTCGCCGCGCGCGAGCTCCGCCACTACGAGTGGGACCACGACTACCACTTCGCGCTCCATGACTTCGCCGTAATGACCGAGCGGCTGCTGATGGCGGCGGTGCTCGTCCTGTTCGGCGGCGTGCTCGCCGGCGGGCTGCTCAGGCCGCTCTCGCCGATGGGCGCCGCCGTCGCCCTTGCGCTCGTGTTCGTCGTCCGTCCGCTCTCCGGGGTCGTGAGCTTGGTTGGATCGCCGTTGGGGTGGGCCGAACGGCTCGTGATTTCGTTGTTCGGCATCCGCGGTATCGGTTCGTTTTTCTACCTCTCGCATGCCCTCAGTGAGGCGTCGTTCCGGGAGGCACAACTCCTCGCTCGCGGTGACGAGCTCTGGGCGTTCGTCGGCTTCGTGGTACTTGTCTCTATCGTGCTTCACGGCGTGCTGGCCACCCCTGTGATGCGGGTACTTAAATGA